The following are encoded in a window of Kitasatospora sp. NBC_00240 genomic DNA:
- a CDS encoding helix-turn-helix transcriptional regulator, which produces MSQAGYGFDAEAFRAARREVGASVARIARGAGVTERAVSLYLAGTRTPRPEVLPRLAAAVGAAPADLCTVEHECLVHLRVYTGRSRAAMAQALGMAEETYRQVEVTGHRGRTATSRYDGRLDRYIAWEEWAAPAYGVSAQRLAEAEQHTRQAWQELRAERRRAWLEQLDQVERARLERLGKRGRRARGEGGGPGAGRRPVNGPARPWSGVPPKGRD; this is translated from the coding sequence GTGAGCCAGGCCGGATACGGCTTCGACGCCGAGGCGTTCCGTGCCGCCCGCAGGGAGGTCGGCGCTTCGGTTGCCCGGATCGCCCGCGGGGCGGGCGTCACCGAGCGCGCCGTGAGCCTCTACCTGGCCGGCACCCGCACTCCCCGGCCCGAGGTGCTCCCGCGCCTGGCGGCCGCCGTGGGGGCCGCCCCGGCCGACCTGTGCACGGTGGAGCACGAGTGCCTGGTGCACCTGCGGGTGTACACCGGCCGCAGCCGCGCGGCGATGGCCCAGGCCCTCGGCATGGCCGAGGAGACCTACCGGCAGGTGGAGGTCACGGGCCACCGGGGCCGGACGGCCACCAGCCGCTACGACGGACGCTTGGACCGCTACATCGCCTGGGAGGAGTGGGCGGCGCCCGCGTACGGCGTGAGCGCGCAGCGGCTCGCCGAAGCCGAGCAGCACACCCGGCAGGCGTGGCAGGAGCTGCGGGCCGAGCGGCGGCGGGCGTGGCTGGAGCAGCTCGATCAGGTGGAGCGGGCGCGGCTCGAGCGGCTCGGGAAGCGGGGGCGCCGGGCCCGCGGCGAGGGTGGGGGGCCCGGCGCCGGGCGCCGGCCGGTGAACGGACCCGCGCGGCCGTGGTCGGGAGTGCCGCCGAAAGGCAGGGATTGA
- a CDS encoding replication-relaxation family protein: MNGDQQQKQDQPAVEPGAAGPGGTSWARSTDYPNGSTSRMRADVLAALGVLKVATADQLQRITRPGLKSNKALRAALLDLGLHGLTLSEGRTTTRDKLWRLTPAGLDAAAEVLPAGRDLGGTARGAGRTGAPHSVMVNETIAAILAGGTAPDAGPGTGTITDWSTETVHEIGPRLRAITDAVLQAPDDGVPLLLVEVDRHNETPTELAAKFAGYWEFFHLTYKRPALPTDSTDWRARSSPGLLPLWRRQYPQADPATLPPIALVLTGAGRLGTDNLSVKVRDLTAAYWQPDRHDPFDFTDSIPIVVARLEDLQTHGPQGEIWWRYGNDTRQSLTDALAGREYTDRTRARLKAQDDAAQATKDRQAEEKAEASRCPTCRRRPDEYESHWQASDGTTDCSPCRDTKNAADDAQALKEAQARERCVTCQTGLIENNLLAYDPEAIECWDCYNKREFSTGEHLRRPEPPPKKRRLFRA, from the coding sequence ATGAACGGGGACCAGCAACAGAAACAGGACCAGCCGGCGGTGGAGCCGGGAGCGGCCGGGCCCGGCGGGACGTCGTGGGCCAGGTCCACCGACTACCCGAACGGCTCGACCAGCCGGATGCGCGCCGACGTGCTCGCCGCGCTCGGCGTGCTCAAGGTGGCCACCGCAGACCAACTCCAGCGGATCACCCGCCCCGGACTCAAGAGCAACAAGGCGCTGCGCGCGGCCCTGCTCGACCTCGGCCTGCACGGCCTGACCCTCTCCGAGGGCCGCACCACCACCCGGGACAAGCTCTGGCGGCTCACCCCGGCCGGCCTGGACGCCGCCGCCGAGGTCCTCCCCGCCGGCCGCGACCTCGGCGGCACCGCCCGAGGAGCCGGCCGCACCGGCGCCCCGCACAGCGTCATGGTGAACGAGACCATCGCCGCCATCCTCGCCGGAGGCACCGCACCCGACGCCGGGCCCGGCACCGGCACCATCACCGACTGGTCCACCGAGACCGTCCACGAGATCGGCCCCCGCCTGCGCGCCATCACCGACGCTGTCCTCCAGGCCCCGGACGACGGGGTCCCGCTGCTGCTGGTGGAGGTGGACCGGCACAACGAGACGCCGACCGAGCTGGCGGCGAAGTTCGCCGGCTACTGGGAGTTCTTCCACCTCACCTACAAGCGCCCCGCGCTGCCGACCGACAGCACCGACTGGCGGGCCCGCAGCAGCCCCGGGCTGCTGCCGCTGTGGCGCCGCCAGTACCCGCAGGCCGACCCCGCGACGCTGCCGCCGATCGCCCTGGTCCTCACCGGCGCCGGCAGGCTCGGCACCGACAACCTCTCCGTCAAGGTCCGCGACCTCACCGCGGCCTACTGGCAGCCCGACCGGCACGACCCGTTCGACTTCACCGACTCCATCCCCATCGTGGTCGCCCGCCTGGAAGACCTGCAGACCCACGGGCCGCAGGGCGAGATCTGGTGGCGCTACGGCAACGACACCCGCCAGAGCCTCACCGACGCCCTGGCAGGCCGCGAGTACACCGACCGCACCCGCGCCCGCCTCAAGGCCCAGGACGACGCCGCCCAGGCCACCAAGGACCGCCAGGCCGAGGAGAAGGCCGAAGCCTCCCGCTGCCCCACCTGCCGCCGGCGCCCCGACGAATACGAGAGCCACTGGCAGGCCAGCGACGGCACCACCGACTGCTCCCCCTGCCGCGACACGAAGAACGCCGCCGACGACGCGCAGGCCCTGAAAGAAGCCCAGGCACGCGAACGCTGCGTCACCTGCCAAACCGGCCTCATCGAGAACAACCTGCTCGCCTACGACCCCGAAGCCATCGAATGCTGGGACTGCTACAACAAGCGCGAATTCAGCACCGGAGAGCACCTGCGCCGCCCCGAACCGCCGCCGAAGAAAAGGCGACTCTTCCGCGCCTGA